One Archangium violaceum genomic window, GTTCCGCCGCGCCCGAGCTTCGGCTGCCGCGCCGCTGGTGCGCTCCACCGGGCCCTGGTGTCGGCCACCGGGCCTGAGCTTCGGCTGCCGCGCCGCTTGCGCCCTCCGCTGCGCCCAAGGCTCGCGCCGCGCCCGGCTGCCGTTGCGCTGCGCTGGGGGCGCTGCTGGCGTCCCACCACGCCCGAGGTGCGCGCCGCGCCGTGTCTGCCGCGCCGCTGGGGCGCTGCTTCGCCTGGGGTCGCGCCGCGCCCGAGGTTCGCGCCGTGTCCGCTGCTGCGCCGCTGGTGCCCGCCACCGCGCCCGAGCTTCGGCTGCCGCGCTGCTGGTGCCCGCCACCGCGCCCGAGCTTCGGCTGCCGCGCTGCTGGTGCCCGCCACCGCGCCCGAGGTTCGCGCCGCGCTGTGTCTGCCGCTGCGCCGAGGTTCGCGCCGCGCTGTATCTGCCGCTGCGCGTGGCCACCGTCGCGCCCTGGCGCCGTACTCGAGCACTCAGGAGCCGCGCCGAATAGCGGCACACTCCAGAGGCCCGGATTGCCGCGCAACCGGGGCGCCAGGTCTGCGCCCCTGCCCCCAGGGCGCAGCGTCGGACGGAGCGGCCCCGGGCTATCGGCAGCCGAACCTCGGGCGCGGTGGAGGCACCGGGGCGCGGCAAGCTGAGCCTCGGGCGCGTGGAGCCCACCAGCGGCGCGGCAGCGCCACCAGGGCAGGCAGCCGAGCCTTGGGCACGGTGGAGGGCACCAGAAGCACGGCGGACCCCTCTGGGGGCAGGGGGCCAGAGGGCGGCAGCCGAGGCTGGGGCGCGGCGGAGGGCTCCAGCGTGGGCGCACCTCGCCCCTCCCGCTCAAGTCGGGTTGCCGTGCTAACCCCCGCAGTCGGGTGGGGCTTCCCCTCCACTGGCCCCGCATGTTACCTGGGGTTCATCCGTCCTGGTAAACAGAAGGTTTAGACGCTCTCCCGCTGTCCTCACCCCAAGGTGTCCATGCCGAACGCCCCACATGCGTGCCGGATAGGGGCTCGTGTTGCCCGCGCCCGGCCCCATCCGCTCCTGTCCGCCTTGCTGGCCGTGCTGCTGCTGTGTCCCGTCGCGTGCGCCAGTGGCCAACGCCCCGAGGTGTTCCGCGCCATGCGGGACGCGCTCGCGGAGTTGGACGACTTCGGCGCGCTGCTGCTGGAGGCCGGACTCCCGGCGGACACGCTTCCCACCGGCCCGGAGTTGACGCCCGAGGAGGCCACCCGGCTGCGGGTCTCCTTCGGCCTGTACCCGTCCACCTCCCGCACCTCCGGCCCGAGGCTCGTTGCGGATGTGCTGCTGCGGGAAGTCATCGCGGGCGGCGCTCCCGTCATGCGCTCCGCCCTGGACGCTCGCCTGCTGCGCTACCAACACCTGCGGGTCATGGGCCCTGATGGTTTCCTCTCCGCCGCCCTCACCGGCACCCCCGCGCAGTGCGTGGGCCCGGTGGAGGTGAGAAACGGCGTCCTGCGCGCGGGCGAATTCGAGGTGGGGGGCTTCTACTCGCCCGATGGAAACGGCGGCTGGGTACACGTCGTCTTTCGTCCCGCTGGCGAGCGCAGCCCGTAGTCCGCACCCGCAGACTTTCCAAAGACAGGAGTTTCCCATGCCCTCAACACCAAGAGAAACGCCCCGGCGCGACAGTCCCCGCCGCTACGCCGTCAAATCGGAAGACTACCGTTTCACCTTCGAGGCGGGCGAATACCGTTACGAGGTGACGGAGCCGCTTGTACTCCATCCCTACTATGACTCGCTTTTCATCGCATGGCGTCGGCTCCTCTCGGGCGGGCCGCGTCACATGGTCGAACTCAAGAAGGTGAACATGGTTCCCGGGCGCGACGCACGCGCCAGCGCACGGGAAGAGGTTCGCCTTGCGTCGCTGCTGCGTCACCCCAAGATTGCCCGCGTCCATGACTTCATCGTCAACAAGGGGATTCCCTATGTCGTCATGGAGCACATGAAGGGCTGTTTCCTTCTCACCGTCACACATGCGGCGGCGCTCGTGGAGAAGAGGCTTTCCCCTGCCTTCGCCGTCTACGTTGCCGCCGAGGTGGCGGACGCGCTCGAATACGCGCACAACGCCGAGAATGAAACCGGGGCGCCGCTCCGGCTCGTACACCGGGCCGTGGGGCCCCTGCGCATCCGGCTTGGGGCGGATGGCCGCGTCAAGCTGTGCAACCTCGGAGCGGCTTATTCCGAGCTGGCCGGACGCATGGTCACCCCGCGCGATCTGCTGAGAGGAGATCCGGCCTACATCGCCCCGGAACTGCTGCGCTCCATGTGGGCAGCCCTCGAAAGCAAGACGGACCCACTCACCCCGAGGGAGCTTGACGGCAGGGCGGACATTTTCTCCCTCGGGTTGGTACTGCTGGAGATGCTGACGGCGAAATATCCGCTTGACCCGCTCGGACTGGTGCCGAGCCGTCCGGCGACGCGCTTTCCCCAGGGCCTGCGCGCCGAGCGGCCGACATGGGTGGAGCTTGAGGTTTTGTTTAATCGCGTCCTCAGCTTCGGGCCCGAGGAGATAGAGCGCGAAGCGGATTTGGTCCCCGAGCCTTTGCGGAAAATCTTGGGCAAGGCACTACAGCCCAACCCGGAGAACCGCTACAGCACTGCCGCCGAGATGCGCGATGACTTGCGTTTCTATCTTCGCGCGTCCGGGGCCTCCAGCTTCGGACGGCCCGAAGTGGCGGCGGAGCGGAAAGCGATTTTAAACGAGGCGGCCGAGCGCAAGCTGCTGGCGGCGCAGACAGTCGAAAGAGGCGTGCTCCCCAACCCGGAAGAGTTCCTGGACAATGGGTAGACATACCAAGCCCCCCGCCGCTGTCGCAGACACTCGACAGCCGACCGAAGGCCCCAAAGCTCCGCCAAGGCTTGCGAAGCACATGGGAGAAGTCGCGCGGAATGCCCGCAAGCAGGCAAGGCTGACGCAGGCGGACGTGGCCGAGCGGGTTGGGCTTGCTACGGAGGTTTATGGCCGCCTGGAGCGCGGCGGAATGCTTCCGAGCGTGCCCACCCTGCTAAAGCTGTGCTTTGTCCTCCGGGCGGACGCCAACGCGCTGCTAGGGATTGGCTCCGGCTCGCTGCCGGTACTGGTGGACGAGCCGAAGCAGGAGAAAGAGGAAGAGGCCCCCCGGGTTCGGCAAGTGCTCCGCCACTTGCGGCGGCTGACGCCTACCCAGCTCAATGCCATTGGACACGTTGCTAGCACCTTCGCCAAGTCAAACGCGGCCCCGCCAGACGCAAGGGACGAATGCCTACAGGAACAGAGCACATGACCCCCGAGGAGTTGATGACCACCATCGGACCACTCGCCCGAGAGGCCCGAGAACGGCTGAAGATGAATCAAGCCGAGGTTGCGCGTGCGGCTGGGATTTCGTCTGTCGTCTATGGAAAGATTGAACGCGGGTTGATGTTGCCCGCCGTCCCCACACTGCGAAAGATAACCCTGGCGCTCGGCATTTCGTCGGACGTGCTGCTGGGCATCAGTCCGAAAGAAGTAGCGCGGACGATGAATGAGCCCGCGCCCGAGGTGCCACTGAGCCCCGAGCTTCGCAAGCTGACGCGCATCCTGCGGGCATGGCCTGACGAAAAGGTCCGCTTCCTGGCCCGTATGGCGAAGCTGCTGGACTCGCCTTCCGTGCGGGTGGAGTTCTTGAAGGACTCCGAGAAGGAGTCCGAGCCCGAGGACTAGGCGCCGCTTTAGCGATGGGGTTGGAGCGTGGGTAGGGGGCGACCGTGCCCTGCGTGGCCGCATTCGGGAAGGGGGTGCCCACCGCCCCGGCTCCAGCTTCCAACCGGGCGGGCATCCGCGCGACTGCACCAACCACACCCGCCGGGTTCTGCTAGAGTGGTGAACCTTCGGAGGCTCCCGGCTTGGTCATCCACCTTCCCCAGAAAGGCGCCAAGATTGGCGCTTATGAAGTCATCGAGCAACTTGGCCAGGGCGGCGGCGGCCACGTCTACAAGGCCGAGCGCGGCGGGCGTAATTACGCCGTCAAGGTCCTGGCTACCCTGGACGTGGACGGCTGGACGCGGCGCGAGGTCACAGCCCTTGTCAATCTTCCACTCGATAACGTGGTGCGCTTTGTTGGCTATGACAAGTGGCCGGATGCCGAGACGGGTTATCCCTGCATCATCATGGAGTTTGTCTCAGGGTTGACGCTCGATTTCTACGTGCTGCGCCACAACCCATCCACCCGGCGGGCGCTCACAATCTTCTTGAAGATCGCCCGGGCGCTTCGGGAAGTCTTCCGGCTCGGGGTGCTGCATCGGGACATCAAGGAATCCAACATCATCATTCGCTCACATGATGGCGAGCCGATATTGATAGATTTTGGCTTCAGCTCCGTGGCTGGCATGCCCACCGTGACAGAAGCGGGAAGGTTGCCGCCGGGAACGCCAGAGTAC contains:
- a CDS encoding serine/threonine protein kinase, with product MPSTPRETPRRDSPRRYAVKSEDYRFTFEAGEYRYEVTEPLVLHPYYDSLFIAWRRLLSGGPRHMVELKKVNMVPGRDARASAREEVRLASLLRHPKIARVHDFIVNKGIPYVVMEHMKGCFLLTVTHAAALVEKRLSPAFAVYVAAEVADALEYAHNAENETGAPLRLVHRAVGPLRIRLGADGRVKLCNLGAAYSELAGRMVTPRDLLRGDPAYIAPELLRSMWAALESKTDPLTPRELDGRADIFSLGLVLLEMLTAKYPLDPLGLVPSRPATRFPQGLRAERPTWVELEVLFNRVLSFGPEEIEREADLVPEPLRKILGKALQPNPENRYSTAAEMRDDLRFYLRASGASSFGRPEVAAERKAILNEAAERKLLAAQTVERGVLPNPEEFLDNG
- a CDS encoding helix-turn-helix transcriptional regulator translates to MGEVARNARKQARLTQADVAERVGLATEVYGRLERGGMLPSVPTLLKLCFVLRADANALLGIGSGSLPVLVDEPKQEKEEEAPRVRQVLRHLRRLTPTQLNAIGHVASTFAKSNAAPPDARDECLQEQST
- a CDS encoding helix-turn-helix domain-containing protein; this encodes MTPEELMTTIGPLAREARERLKMNQAEVARAAGISSVVYGKIERGLMLPAVPTLRKITLALGISSDVLLGISPKEVARTMNEPAPEVPLSPELRKLTRILRAWPDEKVRFLARMAKLLDSPSVRVEFLKDSEKESEPED